A genomic stretch from Telmatocola sphagniphila includes:
- a CDS encoding DEAD/DEAH box helicase, which produces MLASKLKNFFSQAIRDRGVAYFCMNHVKILSGNSKLVRARVEGSDTYQVNLFRSKDQMNASCTCPYMDRYDGACKHIWATILQAEKQGFLKGDNNQTIKKLQIFDTNQDDEFEEYDTPYEVKISPPTATTPISPIPPRPARAILSPRQAIGWKQALSHFNEKVNPHPTIASALLDPGHAIFYIVDLLRSRANKHLLIELTTRYHLKSGQWSEPRNWSLPRHSLDRVEDLPDRQTLQALAKVREESDQAQYYNPYHRSKISTRYELPHPLGATLLPLVCATGRCVLRETENNDSLQKLHWDGPDFWEFWLKVAPSESGKSYELLGELRRGEQRLGLEATRLILRGGLVFWEDRVAPLEDANCFEWIEMLLRQKKVPVPLGQKEHFLKQLLQLRNLPRLDLPQDMRFEEVALTPRPFLKIQRQTERFRNRDRKQEMLAGELAFEYGQHVISAQSNLPGIYEADSRKFIPRDRVSEQSYAAKTLEVGFLRHRDASQREVQLISASQLPEAVNTLLREGWRVEAQGKLCRPAGSYQVDLRSGIDWFELHGKVSFGEHEVAFPLLIAALERGENFVPLGDGSCGLLPEEWLNKYLPLARMGTTEGDHVRFRQTQVGLLDAMLAMQSEVSIDKRFEQARERLRQFQGIAPHEAPNGFTGDLRVYQQEGLGWLHFLREFGFGGCLADDMGLGKTIQVLALLEARRQLRCNARKKNRLPPSLVVVPRSLIFNWQSEASRFTPKLRILDNSGLGRIKSTDQFENYDVILTTYGTLRRDILTLKDYKFDYAILDEAQAIKNGNSLSAKSARLINADHRLAMSGTPVENHLGELWSLFEFLNPGMLGNTSQMGKSDLGLGKSNEEGTAILAKALRPFILRRTKEQVAKDLPEKTEQTIYCDLDPDQRMLYDDLREHYRSSLLGRIARDGINKSKILILEALLRLRQAALHPGLIDKAEQFNTSSAKLEVLLEQLREVFQEGHKTLVFSQFTSMLAIVKHRLDKEKIPYAYLDGQTKDRQERVQQFQNDPDCKVFLISLKAGGVGLNLTAADYIFLLDPWWNPAVESQAIDRAHRIGQTRPVFAYRLIARNTVEEKVLELQSKKRALADAIINADNSLIRNLGREDLELLLS; this is translated from the coding sequence TCTTTTCGCAAGCAATACGTGATCGAGGCGTCGCTTATTTCTGCATGAATCATGTGAAGATTCTTTCGGGGAACAGCAAGCTTGTGCGAGCTCGCGTCGAAGGTAGCGATACTTATCAAGTCAATCTCTTTCGAAGCAAGGATCAAATGAACGCCTCCTGTACATGTCCCTATATGGACCGGTACGATGGGGCTTGTAAGCACATCTGGGCAACAATTCTGCAAGCGGAGAAACAAGGCTTTCTCAAAGGCGACAACAATCAAACGATCAAAAAGCTGCAGATTTTTGACACCAATCAAGATGACGAATTCGAGGAGTACGACACGCCCTACGAAGTCAAAATTTCGCCGCCAACCGCGACAACTCCCATCAGTCCTATTCCACCGCGGCCTGCTAGGGCGATTCTTTCTCCTCGCCAGGCCATCGGTTGGAAACAGGCGCTCTCTCATTTCAATGAAAAGGTAAATCCGCACCCAACTATCGCAAGTGCTCTTTTAGATCCAGGACACGCGATTTTCTACATTGTCGACTTACTGCGCAGCCGTGCCAATAAGCACCTCCTCATCGAATTGACGACTCGCTATCATCTGAAAAGTGGCCAGTGGAGCGAGCCGCGGAACTGGAGTCTGCCCAGACATAGCCTCGACCGCGTGGAGGACCTGCCCGATCGTCAGACGCTACAGGCGCTGGCTAAGGTTCGCGAAGAATCGGATCAGGCGCAGTACTACAACCCCTACCACAGAAGTAAAATCTCAACCCGCTACGAGTTACCTCATCCACTCGGCGCTACGCTACTCCCGTTAGTCTGTGCGACGGGAAGATGCGTGCTCCGCGAAACAGAAAACAACGATTCCCTGCAAAAACTGCACTGGGACGGCCCTGATTTTTGGGAGTTCTGGTTAAAGGTCGCTCCCAGTGAATCGGGGAAATCCTACGAACTCCTCGGCGAACTTCGACGCGGTGAACAGCGCCTGGGATTGGAGGCGACTCGTTTGATTCTGCGCGGCGGTCTCGTCTTCTGGGAAGATCGTGTCGCGCCGCTGGAAGACGCCAATTGCTTCGAATGGATCGAGATGCTTCTGCGCCAGAAAAAAGTTCCCGTGCCTCTCGGCCAGAAGGAGCACTTTCTCAAGCAATTGCTTCAACTTCGGAATCTCCCCCGCCTCGATCTCCCGCAAGATATGCGCTTTGAAGAAGTCGCCCTGACGCCTCGACCTTTTCTGAAGATCCAACGCCAGACCGAGCGATTTCGAAATCGCGACCGCAAGCAGGAAATGCTCGCAGGGGAACTTGCATTCGAGTACGGCCAGCACGTAATTTCTGCTCAGAGCAATCTGCCGGGAATTTACGAAGCCGATTCGCGAAAATTTATCCCTCGAGACCGAGTGTCCGAACAAAGTTACGCCGCAAAGACCCTCGAGGTCGGCTTTCTAAGGCACAGAGACGCTTCTCAGAGAGAAGTGCAGTTGATCTCCGCTTCCCAGCTTCCCGAAGCAGTCAACACACTACTTCGCGAAGGCTGGCGCGTCGAAGCTCAGGGAAAGCTGTGTCGTCCGGCGGGAAGCTATCAAGTTGACTTGCGCTCGGGGATCGATTGGTTCGAGCTGCATGGGAAAGTCAGTTTCGGTGAACACGAGGTGGCTTTTCCTCTGTTGATCGCCGCTTTGGAGCGCGGTGAAAACTTCGTCCCTCTGGGAGATGGCAGTTGTGGTTTATTGCCGGAAGAATGGCTGAATAAGTACCTGCCACTGGCTCGGATGGGAACGACGGAAGGCGACCACGTTCGCTTTCGGCAGACCCAGGTCGGCTTGCTCGATGCTATGCTGGCCATGCAATCAGAAGTCAGTATTGACAAACGATTCGAGCAAGCCCGGGAACGACTCCGCCAGTTTCAGGGCATTGCGCCGCACGAAGCGCCCAACGGATTTACCGGAGATCTTCGCGTTTATCAACAAGAGGGTTTGGGATGGCTGCACTTCCTTCGCGAATTCGGCTTCGGCGGGTGCCTGGCCGATGACATGGGGTTGGGCAAGACGATCCAGGTCTTAGCACTTCTGGAAGCTCGCCGGCAGTTGCGTTGTAATGCCCGCAAAAAAAATAGACTGCCCCCTTCGCTGGTGGTAGTGCCTCGTTCGTTGATTTTCAATTGGCAGTCGGAAGCTAGTCGTTTTACACCTAAGCTCCGGATCCTCGACAACAGCGGCCTCGGTCGAATTAAATCCACCGATCAATTCGAGAATTACGATGTGATTCTGACGACTTACGGGACACTTCGTCGAGATATCCTCACGCTGAAAGATTATAAGTTCGATTACGCCATTCTCGACGAGGCCCAGGCGATCAAAAATGGGAACAGTCTATCAGCCAAGTCCGCCCGGCTTATCAATGCAGATCATCGGCTGGCGATGAGCGGCACGCCGGTCGAGAATCATCTGGGAGAATTGTGGAGCCTTTTCGAGTTTCTCAATCCCGGCATGCTTGGCAACACCTCCCAAATGGGCAAGTCCGATCTGGGTCTGGGTAAATCGAATGAAGAAGGGACCGCGATCTTGGCCAAAGCGTTGCGTCCGTTCATTCTGCGGCGAACCAAAGAGCAGGTGGCCAAGGATTTACCGGAAAAGACTGAACAGACCATCTATTGCGATCTGGATCCCGATCAGCGGATGCTCTACGACGACCTTCGCGAACACTATCGAAGTTCCTTGCTAGGCCGGATCGCACGCGATGGCATCAACAAGTCAAAAATTCTGATTCTGGAAGCTTTGCTTCGGCTTCGACAGGCCGCCCTTCATCCCGGGCTGATCGATAAGGCGGAACAGTTCAACACTTCGAGCGCTAAACTCGAAGTACTATTAGAACAGCTTCGAGAAGTTTTTCAGGAAGGCCATAAAACTCTCGTGTTCTCCCAGTTCACGAGCATGCTGGCGATCGTCAAGCATCGGCTGGACAAGGAAAAAATTCCCTACGCCTACCTGGATGGACAAACCAAAGACCGTCAGGAGCGCGTGCAACAATTCCAGAATGATCCCGACTGCAAAGTGTTCTTGATCAGTCTGAAAGCGGGGGGCGTCGGTCTGAATCTGACGGCGGCCGATTATATCTTCCTACTGGATCCCTGGTGGAATCCGGCCGTGGAGAGTCAAGCGATAGACCGAGCCCATCGCATCGGCCAGACTCGCCCCGTCTTTGCGTATCGGTTGATCGCCCGGAATACCGTCGAAGAAAAGGTTCTTGAACTTCAATCGAAAAAGCGGGCTCTAGCCGATGCGATTATCAACGCCGACAACAGCCTCATCCGGAATCTGGGCCGGGAAGATCTGGAGTTACTACTTTCCTGA
- a CDS encoding DUF2306 domain-containing protein, with translation MRLTILIQALRVLAVLLILQTLFAIFSNYPDYFPPNFESLFLLGREKTFSGIYPLAFYIHIFTGPLVLLNGLFLLSDTLRSRYRATHRFLGWVQVLVLLILFLPSSLIMACFAFAGFWSGLSFFLLTLTTAISTTLGVHYARRRSFGLHRRWMQRSYVLICSAITLRLISGTLSLYEISNAEIAYIIASWCSWLVPLLLYETFARVHLR, from the coding sequence GTGAGATTGACTATCCTTATCCAAGCGCTTCGCGTCCTGGCCGTGCTGTTGATTCTTCAGACCCTATTTGCGATATTCTCCAACTATCCTGATTACTTCCCCCCGAATTTTGAATCGCTCTTTCTGCTCGGTCGGGAAAAGACATTTTCGGGTATTTACCCGCTGGCTTTTTATATCCACATCTTCACCGGACCGCTCGTTCTCCTCAACGGATTATTTCTTCTCAGCGATACTCTTCGCTCGCGTTATCGGGCCACACATCGTTTTCTGGGCTGGGTTCAGGTGCTGGTTCTGCTAATCCTTTTTCTTCCCAGCAGCCTGATCATGGCTTGCTTTGCCTTTGCCGGTTTCTGGTCGGGCCTGAGCTTTTTTCTCCTTACTCTCACCACGGCCATTAGCACGACTCTTGGTGTTCACTACGCTCGTCGAAGGAGTTTCGGACTCCACCGCCGTTGGATGCAGCGCAGTTATGTACTGATCTGCTCGGCCATAACGCTCCGTCTGATCTCGGGCACTTTGAGTCTTTACGAAATTTCTAATGCCGAGATTGCCTACATCATCGCCAGTTGGTGTAGTTGGCTGGTACCACTGCTGCTTTATGAAACGTTTGCAAGAGTTCATCTTCGATGA
- a CDS encoding DUF1559 family PulG-like putative transporter produces the protein MIEVLVVLGIVFVALALFLPKARDLRGLADSMKCRNNFKGILLGILKFESNSSPNEPLKGWFPTGCIGPGTNPEDCLSWMVSILPYVEEGNLYKQLDCNKDFANNQSLLDVSILSYVCPSNNRKTESPISTNYIAMAGLGLDAPGRLAGAWGNGFMGYDRLTSFESITDGISNTIAVMEIHTKLEHWARGGPSNLRGFDPTDLPLTGERRPFYTHESRMLVGKLDGSVREISANFDPTVLAAAITIAGAERERWGSSW, from the coding sequence TTGATCGAAGTCTTGGTAGTACTCGGAATTGTTTTTGTTGCTCTCGCATTATTCCTTCCGAAAGCGCGGGATCTTCGTGGATTAGCCGACTCGATGAAATGTCGGAACAATTTTAAGGGAATCCTGCTTGGAATTCTGAAATTTGAATCTAATAGTAGTCCCAATGAACCTCTGAAAGGTTGGTTTCCCACCGGTTGCATCGGACCTGGAACTAATCCAGAAGATTGCCTCAGCTGGATGGTTTCCATACTGCCGTATGTGGAGGAAGGCAATCTCTATAAGCAGTTAGACTGCAACAAAGATTTCGCCAACAATCAATCTCTCCTCGATGTATCCATTTTGTCCTACGTGTGTCCTAGTAATAATCGAAAAACAGAATCCCCAATTTCGACCAACTACATCGCCATGGCTGGTCTCGGGTTGGATGCTCCCGGCCGCTTAGCGGGAGCTTGGGGCAACGGTTTTATGGGATACGATCGCTTGACATCTTTTGAGTCAATAACGGATGGCATCTCCAACACGATTGCCGTGATGGAAATTCACACAAAGCTGGAGCACTGGGCTCGAGGAGGACCATCCAATTTACGAGGTTTCGATCCGACCGATCTGCCATTAACTGGAGAACGAAGACCCTTCTACACGCACGAGAGTAGAATGTTAGTTGGGAAACTTGACGGATCTGTTCGCGAGATCTCGGCAAATTTCGACCCTACTGTGCTTGCGGCTGCAATCACCATAGCCGGTGCCGAAAGAGAGCGATGGGGATCTTCCTGGTGA
- a CDS encoding DUF1559 family PulG-like putative transporter translates to MFPTARQGFRLIEVLVLLGIVLVAIGLFLPSVRNVRIPAERMKCANNLKQIGLALSNFHEASNSNDSLKQYFPTGCMGFGNEPEERLSWMVALLPYVEEQELFAQLDLTKNYGGNYSLLNRLIGIYLCPTYTRLNNASAITTYVSMAGIGVDAASRPPGVAGNGFMGFDRLTTLEMIKDGASNTITLMDLHSHNGTWAQGGPSNLRGFDTTDLPLLGEGRPIFSNHQTLHTLLVDGSFRSIRFDCDPRIIAAAITIDGGEEIDWNSN, encoded by the coding sequence ATGTTCCCAACCGCCCGTCAAGGATTCCGTCTGATTGAAGTCTTAGTTTTACTGGGAATTGTCTTAGTTGCGATTGGACTCTTTCTACCGAGTGTTCGCAATGTTCGAATCCCTGCGGAAAGGATGAAGTGTGCCAATAATCTCAAACAAATTGGGCTGGCCCTAAGTAATTTTCATGAGGCTTCGAATTCCAACGATTCGTTGAAGCAATATTTTCCCACAGGTTGCATGGGATTTGGCAACGAGCCGGAAGAACGCCTCAGTTGGATGGTAGCATTACTTCCCTACGTCGAAGAACAGGAATTATTTGCGCAATTGGATTTAACAAAAAATTATGGTGGCAATTATTCTTTACTTAATCGACTAATTGGAATTTATCTCTGCCCGACGTATACAAGATTAAATAACGCCAGCGCGATCACGACTTACGTGAGCATGGCCGGAATTGGAGTCGATGCTGCATCTCGTCCACCCGGAGTTGCAGGAAACGGCTTCATGGGTTTTGATCGTTTGACCACTCTTGAAATGATCAAAGATGGTGCTTCAAATACTATAACTTTAATGGACTTGCACAGTCATAACGGCACCTGGGCTCAAGGCGGGCCATCTAACCTGCGAGGTTTTGATACTACCGATCTCCCGCTTCTCGGCGAAGGAAGGCCGATTTTTAGCAACCATCAGACTCTGCACACTCTCCTAGTGGATGGTTCATTTCGATCAATTCGGTTTGATTGCGATCCTCGGATAATTGCCGCGGCCATCACCATCGACGGTGGAGAGGAAATTGATTGGAATTCGAATTGA
- the tnpC gene encoding IS66 family transposase has product MASAIPTSTETPVLDPAFLLAFRSGKLTSEQAREFVHRDPLELQFLLLQLSVAVAAGTIPLGPNTPSGSIAPYLKPNANPKKKKGKAGPKPGHDGHYRPIPTRIDKRQTHQLEVCPCCQGALQRTDRQRLRIIEDIPDDLHAQTTEHTIHRDWCPKCKKQVEPVVPDALPGCQLGHRTTVLSAWLHYGLGTTTSQILEVFNGHLQMKLSAGGLTEIWHRLAEVLEPWYEQIHRECLLAGVLHADETGWRTEGVTSWLWCFARDDATYYRIHPKRGHEALKVFFTEAFQGVLVSDFWKAYDIVTQKRQKCWPHLLRDLTAVDEGSESGEDWPEFCKKLWRIYADAVRLEAGIEELQQESYDSRLLRLKTRITDLAVRPWTNRHARRLAKRLFDYGDDLLTFLEIEGVPKSNNKGEREIRPGVMMRKVSFGSYSQQGARTRSILMSIYRTLKLRDLDPLKETESALRTYTLTGKLPALPVKLSSGE; this is encoded by the coding sequence ATGGCTTCTGCGATTCCAACTTCGACGGAAACTCCCGTTCTCGATCCCGCTTTCCTTTTAGCGTTCCGAAGCGGAAAGCTGACGTCGGAACAAGCTCGGGAATTCGTTCATCGAGATCCCCTGGAATTGCAGTTTCTGTTGCTCCAACTGAGCGTCGCGGTCGCTGCAGGCACGATACCTCTGGGGCCAAACACTCCCTCGGGATCCATCGCTCCCTACTTAAAGCCGAATGCGAATCCCAAGAAAAAGAAGGGAAAAGCCGGCCCCAAGCCTGGACACGACGGTCATTATCGCCCAATTCCCACCCGCATCGATAAACGCCAGACCCACCAACTGGAGGTCTGTCCCTGCTGCCAGGGAGCTCTGCAACGCACCGACCGCCAACGCCTAAGGATCATCGAAGATATTCCCGACGATTTGCACGCTCAGACGACCGAACACACGATTCATCGCGACTGGTGTCCCAAGTGCAAAAAGCAGGTCGAACCGGTTGTTCCCGACGCTCTGCCAGGCTGTCAGCTGGGCCATCGAACTACGGTCCTGTCGGCCTGGCTGCACTACGGACTGGGTACCACGACGAGTCAGATCCTGGAGGTCTTCAACGGCCACCTTCAGATGAAACTCAGCGCGGGCGGCTTGACCGAAATCTGGCACCGTCTGGCCGAGGTACTCGAACCCTGGTACGAGCAGATTCACCGCGAATGCCTTTTGGCCGGCGTCCTGCACGCCGATGAGACCGGCTGGCGAACCGAAGGAGTGACGTCCTGGCTGTGGTGTTTTGCGCGGGACGATGCGACCTATTATCGGATTCACCCCAAGCGGGGTCACGAGGCCTTGAAGGTCTTCTTCACGGAAGCCTTCCAGGGCGTTCTGGTCAGCGACTTCTGGAAAGCGTACGACATCGTGACCCAGAAGCGTCAGAAGTGTTGGCCTCACTTGTTGCGGGATTTGACGGCGGTCGATGAAGGCTCTGAAAGCGGCGAGGATTGGCCAGAATTCTGCAAGAAACTGTGGCGGATTTACGCCGATGCCGTGCGTTTGGAGGCGGGTATCGAAGAGTTGCAACAGGAGAGCTACGACAGCCGATTGCTGCGGCTTAAGACGCGGATCACCGATTTGGCGGTGCGACCGTGGACGAACCGCCACGCCCGGAGATTGGCCAAGCGTTTGTTCGATTACGGCGACGATCTATTAACGTTTCTGGAAATAGAGGGAGTGCCCAAGAGCAACAATAAGGGGGAGCGAGAAATCCGACCGGGCGTGATGATGCGGAAAGTCAGTTTCGGCAGTTACAGCCAGCAGGGGGCTCGGACGCGAAGCATTCTGATGAGCATTTATCGCACCCTGAAGTTACGGGACCTGGATCCTTTAAAGGAGACCGAATCGGCCCTCCGCACCTACACGCTTACAGGGAAACTACCTGCTCTACCCGTGAAGCTCAGTTCAGGAGAGTGA
- a CDS encoding helix-turn-helix transcriptional regulator, protein MSEKSRRFFGEILKEERLRAGLTQAGLARQSQVHRLKIVRIETAEYSPVWEELLQLAAALRVPIQKFITGKTRPPGGLKGIAQELYQLGIKDYVVEGALVPGAFRRIEEVIALVLRGDRPDSRIVDALPLVLANQELNIGLAFAFAKLYDRRVRVRLAWLCDVTIALSRLPDFPIPISYPEVLEKITKRVKKPTEPDDLGLAGKQRVSSPIWRRWNITYAGTMESFQIRLRELTARETKGERL, encoded by the coding sequence ATGTCTGAGAAATCTCGTCGCTTCTTCGGTGAAATTCTTAAGGAGGAACGACTGCGCGCCGGCCTAACCCAAGCTGGACTCGCTCGACAATCCCAAGTCCATCGGCTCAAAATAGTTCGAATCGAAACGGCCGAATACTCCCCGGTTTGGGAAGAACTTTTGCAACTGGCTGCAGCGCTACGAGTACCAATTCAGAAATTCATCACTGGTAAAACAAGGCCCCCGGGCGGTCTGAAGGGAATAGCACAGGAGCTTTATCAACTCGGGATCAAAGATTATGTGGTAGAAGGAGCTCTGGTGCCGGGAGCCTTCCGTCGAATCGAGGAAGTAATTGCCTTGGTCTTACGGGGTGATCGCCCGGATTCCCGGATCGTGGATGCTCTACCGCTAGTCCTGGCCAATCAGGAACTGAATATCGGATTAGCTTTTGCTTTCGCAAAACTCTACGATCGACGCGTGCGGGTGAGACTCGCCTGGTTGTGCGATGTCACAATCGCGCTGAGTCGACTTCCTGATTTTCCAATTCCGATTTCTTACCCCGAAGTGTTAGAGAAAATTACGAAGCGCGTGAAGAAGCCTACCGAGCCAGACGATTTAGGACTGGCGGGCAAGCAAAGAGTGAGCAGTCCGATTTGGAGACGCTGGAACATCACCTACGCAGGAACGATGGAGAGTTTTCAAATTCGATTGAGAGAGCTAACTGCCAGGGAGACTAAAGGGGAAAGGCTTTGA
- a CDS encoding DUF6036 family nucleotidyltransferase yields MEAWLSSGDRGYRCRNARGDQRLINEAIRLFGRGTPKAKEYNLYIEVVPEALPPVGGGFYKRATEVNGKWKVIRLFHLEDHDFAVTKLKRFSQKDQSDIREMCDRELLDPKLLEDRLVAAFPFRHEKDEDKGREAAEENIKIVLNYLQGGDWALT; encoded by the coding sequence TTGGAAGCATGGCTTTCAAGCGGCGACAGAGGATATAGATGTCGTAATGCCCGTGGCGACCAGAGGTTAATTAACGAAGCAATACGCTTATTTGGACGTGGAACACCAAAAGCGAAGGAATACAACCTCTATATCGAGGTTGTTCCCGAAGCCCTGCCACCCGTTGGAGGTGGTTTCTACAAACGTGCGACTGAAGTGAATGGAAAATGGAAGGTAATTCGATTATTTCATCTGGAAGACCACGATTTTGCAGTCACGAAATTGAAGAGATTCTCGCAGAAAGATCAGTCGGATATTCGAGAAATGTGCGATCGTGAGCTCCTTGATCCAAAATTACTGGAAGATCGTCTGGTTGCCGCTTTTCCCTTTAGACATGAAAAGGATGAAGATAAGGGGCGCGAAGCCGCAGAAGAAAATATCAAGATTGTTCTGAATTACCTCCAGGGAGGAGACTGGGCATTGACATAA
- a CDS encoding TfoX/Sxy family protein has translation MAYDESLAIRIREVLTHTSGIVEKKMFGGVGFLLQGNMLVGVLKDSLIVRLGPDQYENALLESHVREFDITGRAMKGWVMVGPEGVEEDDQLQQWIDQALNFVRTLPKK, from the coding sequence ATGGCTTATGACGAGTCCCTAGCGATCCGAATCCGCGAGGTTCTCACTCATACCTCAGGAATCGTGGAAAAGAAAATGTTTGGCGGCGTAGGGTTCCTTCTCCAGGGTAATATGCTGGTCGGGGTTCTCAAGGATTCACTGATCGTTCGTCTGGGACCCGATCAATATGAAAACGCTTTGTTGGAATCCCACGTTCGAGAATTCGATATCACGGGTCGAGCGATGAAGGGCTGGGTAATGGTCGGACCGGAGGGAGTCGAGGAGGACGATCAGCTGCAGCAATGGATCGACCAAGCCTTGAATTTCGTTCGGACATTACCGAAAAAATGA
- a CDS encoding DUF1559 domain-containing protein encodes MKNFTCRSRKKAFTLIELLVVIAIIAILIGLLLPAVQKVREAAARMKCSNNLKQIGLACHNYSGVYGYFPAGYYNGALDPTFTYTGWQLQLLPYLEQNPLWNNSYTWLKANPGNTDNNSYPACGFNMSMFVCPSNTRPTTINYGGVTYEIESYMGVTGTSSNNPVSADGILYVNAKVAFTDITDGTSNTAMVGERPCTGDQYYGWGFAPYGTGAGDGDTVLGSQDVALALTLGDVATNIGFKAPIAPPSNTAEIDGAHFWSFHTGGGNFLYADGSVHFLSYSIAGPIFPQLCTRNGGEVFPTP; translated from the coding sequence ATGAAAAATTTCACTTGTAGGTCTCGAAAAAAGGCTTTCACCCTGATCGAACTCCTTGTTGTAATTGCGATTATCGCAATTCTCATCGGACTGCTGTTGCCGGCCGTCCAGAAAGTCCGCGAAGCGGCCGCCCGCATGAAATGTAGTAATAACCTCAAGCAAATTGGTCTTGCCTGCCACAACTACTCAGGGGTTTACGGCTATTTTCCCGCCGGCTACTACAACGGCGCGCTGGATCCGACATTCACCTATACCGGTTGGCAGCTGCAACTGCTTCCCTATCTGGAACAAAATCCCCTGTGGAACAACAGCTATACATGGTTGAAAGCCAATCCGGGCAATACGGACAACAATTCCTATCCTGCCTGCGGTTTTAATATGTCGATGTTCGTTTGCCCTTCCAACACGCGACCCACCACTATCAACTACGGCGGCGTCACCTATGAGATCGAATCCTATATGGGCGTTACCGGAACCAGTAGCAATAATCCGGTTTCTGCAGACGGCATTCTCTATGTGAACGCGAAAGTTGCCTTCACCGATATCACCGACGGCACTTCCAACACAGCCATGGTCGGCGAACGGCCCTGCACGGGCGATCAATACTACGGTTGGGGTTTCGCCCCGTACGGGACCGGAGCGGGAGATGGGGATACCGTTTTGGGTTCCCAGGACGTTGCACTCGCTCTTACCCTGGGCGACGTCGCCACCAACATCGGATTTAAAGCGCCCATTGCACCGCCGAGCAACACGGCCGAAATCGATGGCGCGCACTTCTGGAGCTTCCACACGGGCGGCGGCAATTTCCTGTACGCAGATGGCTCGGTGCACTTTCTGAGCTATAGTATTGCCGGCCCGATCTTCCCCCAGTTGTGCACCCGCAACGGCGGCGAAGTATTCCCCACTCCCTGA
- a CDS encoding DUF1501 domain-containing protein gives MLSILGNTHRFCDRLHRRNFLQIGAFGAGLTLTDMLRHQAKAAEQKNRPTRQKSAIMIYLPGGPSHMDMYDLKPNAPAEFRGEFKPIKTNVPGIEICEHMPMQARMADKFSLIRSLVAVDEHSDSQVMTGYSEAINRVASHPSFGSVISKLRSGTSDIPPFVSLRGMSVGNEPGYLGVAHKAFSPDGPGLRNLQVQSNVNLDRLDDRKSLLTSFDSIRREVDTGSTMKGMDAFAGRAFDMISSGHVRKALDLTQEDPRVRDRYKGVEPFLTARRLVEAGVGCVTLSYGSWDTHSGNFKTLKTQLPNLDRGLANLIQDLHDRGMEDDVVTVMWGEFGRTPKINTTDAGRDHWSPVMSAFVAGGGLKMGQVIGSSSDRGERPKDRPLRVPQVLCTLYQAMGIDPALTFPNGAGRPMYILDDRDPINELI, from the coding sequence ATGCTTTCGATTCTGGGTAACACCCACCGCTTTTGCGATCGGCTCCATCGCCGCAATTTTCTGCAAATCGGTGCCTTTGGCGCCGGCCTGACTTTGACCGACATGCTCCGGCACCAGGCCAAAGCCGCCGAACAAAAAAATCGTCCGACCCGACAAAAATCCGCCATCATGATCTACCTGCCCGGCGGCCCGTCGCACATGGACATGTACGACCTCAAACCCAACGCCCCGGCCGAGTTCCGCGGTGAATTCAAACCGATCAAAACCAATGTCCCCGGCATCGAGATCTGCGAGCATATGCCGATGCAGGCGCGGATGGCCGATAAATTTTCCCTCATCCGGTCGCTGGTGGCCGTCGACGAACACTCCGACTCCCAGGTCATGACCGGTTACAGTGAAGCGATCAATCGCGTTGCCTCGCATCCCTCCTTCGGCTCGGTAATTTCGAAACTCCGTTCCGGAACTTCGGACATTCCCCCTTTCGTCAGCTTGCGCGGCATGAGCGTTGGCAACGAGCCGGGCTATCTGGGCGTGGCACACAAAGCGTTCTCCCCCGATGGTCCGGGGCTGCGAAACCTTCAGGTCCAGAGTAACGTGAACCTCGATCGGCTCGATGACCGCAAGAGCCTTCTGACCAGTTTCGATTCGATCCGGCGCGAAGTCGATACCGGCTCGACCATGAAAGGGATGGATGCTTTTGCGGGCCGGGCGTTCGACATGATCTCCTCCGGCCATGTTCGCAAGGCACTCGATCTGACTCAGGAAGACCCTCGGGTTCGCGACCGCTACAAGGGCGTTGAACCCTTCCTGACCGCTCGCCGGCTCGTCGAAGCGGGCGTCGGCTGCGTTACCCTTTCCTACGGCAGCTGGGACACGCATAGTGGTAACTTCAAAACGCTCAAGACTCAACTCCCCAACCTCGACCGGGGATTGGCGAATCTGATTCAGGATCTGCACGACCGCGGGATGGAAGACGATGTGGTCACTGTGATGTGGGGCGAGTTCGGCCGAACTCCCAAAATCAACACGACCGATGCCGGACGCGATCACTGGTCGCCAGTTATGTCGGCCTTCGTCGCGGGTGGCGGCCTGAAGATGGGACAAGTCATCGGCTCTTCCAGCGATCGCGGGGAACGACCCAAGGACCGACCGCTACGAGTTCCCCAAGTGCTCTGCACTCTGTACCAGGCTATGGGAATCGATCCAGCTCTCACCTTCCCCAATGGGGCCGGCCGACCGATGTATATTCTCGATGATCGCGATCCGATAAACGAATTGATCTGA